Proteins co-encoded in one Schaalia radingae genomic window:
- the tgt gene encoding tRNA guanosine(34) transglycosylase Tgt, with protein MTDAPQWIALPSRPHPEITPQPGQADKVSEGGVGFEVTYRHDSGMGLSRTGVITTPHGQIHTPAFIPVGTKANVKALVPEMVANLGGQAVLANAYHLYLQPGSDIVDRAGGFGAFMNWHGPTFTDSGGFQVLSLGAGFKKVLTQEFSGVYKEASAAEQDWMFRQAVKSSRAVVDSDGVVFQSHIDGSHHRFTPEKSMQIQHQLGADIMFAFDELTSLLHPRWYQEESLERTHEWARRCLAEHERLTRERADHPYQQLFGVVQGAQYEDLRRCAARTLAQMEVDGRTFDGFGVGGALEKENLGRIVSWVCEELPDDRPRHLLGISEPDDLFAGVEAGADTFDCVNPSRVARNAAIYTPDGRFNVTNARFADDFTPLVDGCGCYTCQHYTRAYVRHLFKAREILASTLATIHNEWFTVHLVDAIRGSIQSGDFDAFRDEMLGRYHHADQR; from the coding sequence ATGACTGACGCGCCGCAGTGGATCGCGCTCCCGTCCCGCCCGCACCCAGAAATCACGCCCCAGCCCGGCCAAGCTGACAAAGTGAGCGAGGGAGGAGTCGGTTTCGAGGTCACATACCGTCACGACAGCGGTATGGGACTGTCCCGCACGGGTGTCATTACCACGCCTCACGGTCAGATCCACACCCCCGCATTTATTCCAGTGGGCACGAAAGCCAACGTCAAGGCACTGGTTCCCGAGATGGTGGCGAATCTGGGCGGCCAGGCGGTCCTCGCGAACGCCTACCACCTGTACCTGCAGCCCGGATCCGACATCGTGGATCGTGCCGGCGGCTTCGGCGCATTCATGAATTGGCACGGCCCGACATTCACCGACTCGGGTGGTTTCCAGGTGCTCTCACTGGGCGCTGGCTTTAAGAAAGTGCTCACGCAGGAGTTTTCGGGAGTCTACAAGGAGGCTTCTGCCGCCGAGCAGGACTGGATGTTCCGCCAGGCCGTGAAATCTTCGCGCGCAGTGGTCGACAGTGACGGCGTGGTGTTCCAAAGCCACATTGACGGTTCCCATCACCGTTTTACTCCGGAAAAGTCGATGCAGATTCAGCATCAGCTGGGTGCAGACATCATGTTCGCATTTGACGAGTTGACCTCGCTGCTGCATCCGCGTTGGTATCAGGAGGAATCCCTGGAGCGTACGCATGAGTGGGCGCGGCGTTGCCTTGCTGAACATGAACGTTTGACCCGAGAGCGCGCGGATCATCCTTACCAGCAGCTCTTCGGCGTTGTCCAGGGCGCACAGTATGAGGATCTGCGTCGCTGTGCTGCGCGCACCCTGGCGCAGATGGAAGTCGATGGCCGCACCTTTGACGGGTTCGGAGTGGGAGGCGCCCTCGAGAAAGAGAATCTGGGGCGCATTGTGTCGTGGGTATGCGAGGAGCTGCCCGACGATCGCCCTCGTCACCTGCTGGGAATTTCCGAACCGGATGACCTGTTTGCCGGAGTGGAAGCTGGGGCGGACACGTTCGACTGCGTGAATCCGTCGCGCGTAGCGCGAAATGCCGCGATCTACACCCCGGACGGGCGCTTTAACGTGACGAATGCGCGCTTTGCTGACGACTTCACTCCCCTGGTCGATGGATGCGGGTGCTACACGTGTCAGCACTACACCCGCGCCTACGTGCGTCACCTGTTCAAGGCCAGGGAGATCCTTGCGTCCACGTTGGCGACGATTCACAATGAGTGGTTCACTGTGCACCTGGTCGATGCGATCCGCGGAAGCATCCAGTCAGGTGACTTCGATGCTTTCCGTGATGAAATGCTCGGACGCTATCATCACGCTGACCAACGCTAG
- the ypfJ gene encoding KPN_02809 family neutral zinc metallopeptidase, which produces MSFNEGVQSNSGRVRTSRGGRGVAIGGGSVAVLIGLFLLSRLTGIDLTGLAGGAQPSVEEQSGSSLQHCQTGADANQYVECRMVTTADSLDVVWQTQLPEQAGMDYQPPSFQLFEQAVNTACGTASSQVGPFYCPSDASVNLDLGFFQQMESQLGAANAPLAQEYVVAHEWGHHIQHLRGIFAEHRSQETGEQSDAVRLELQADCYAGVWMHWASQTKDPESGEAFLKEPTSEELAQAWQTAEAIGDDRIQEQAQGTTNPESWTHGSAEQRQRWLETGVQNGSLEKCDTFAAPEV; this is translated from the coding sequence ATGAGTTTTAACGAGGGGGTCCAGTCTAATTCTGGACGAGTGCGTACCAGCCGCGGCGGACGTGGCGTTGCCATCGGTGGCGGATCCGTTGCCGTACTGATCGGCCTGTTCCTGCTGTCACGTCTGACGGGAATCGACCTGACCGGCCTGGCCGGAGGGGCGCAGCCCAGCGTGGAAGAACAGTCCGGATCGTCTCTGCAACACTGCCAAACTGGTGCAGATGCCAATCAGTACGTCGAATGCCGCATGGTGACGACCGCTGATTCACTGGACGTAGTTTGGCAGACTCAGTTGCCCGAGCAGGCCGGAATGGACTACCAGCCGCCCAGCTTCCAGCTCTTCGAGCAGGCGGTGAACACAGCGTGTGGTACGGCCTCTTCACAGGTCGGTCCTTTCTACTGCCCCTCAGATGCGTCAGTGAACCTGGACCTGGGTTTCTTCCAGCAGATGGAATCGCAGCTCGGCGCTGCCAACGCACCTTTGGCTCAGGAGTATGTGGTCGCTCATGAATGGGGCCATCACATCCAGCATCTTCGCGGCATCTTTGCCGAACATCGCAGCCAGGAGACCGGTGAGCAAAGTGATGCAGTGCGTCTTGAACTGCAGGCAGACTGCTACGCCGGCGTGTGGATGCATTGGGCCTCACAGACCAAGGATCCCGAATCAGGCGAGGCATTCCTGAAAGAGCCGACTTCTGAGGAACTGGCGCAAGCATGGCAGACTGCCGAAGCCATTGGTGATGACCGTATTCAGGAGCAGGCGCAGGGCACGACCAATCCTGAAAGCTGGACACATGGGTCAGCTGAACAGCGACAACGCTGGCTTGAAACTGGCGTGCAAAACGGCTCGCTGGAGAAGTGCGATACATTCGCTGCACCGGAAGTGTGA
- a CDS encoding AMP-binding protein, giving the protein MSIVEQAHAHYEPGCPYEIPIPDTPLFELLNTTARLYPSHVALDYMGATTTYREVLAQVLCAAQVLVDAGVRKGDVVAIALPNCPQAFVAFYACMRIGAVAAEHNPLAPAHEIEGQLKRHHAKVAIVWEKCVGSYPTDGSVDIEKVFTVNIAAGLPTIQRLALKLPVAKAKQMHDKMRGEVPDSTRSWDHAVAAAHSIRRDYPHPTGSDRAVILHTGGTNGIPKSVPLTHTNIGANVNQNLFWVWKLHEGAETFFSLLPYFHAFGLTFFLCTSVRKAATQVLMPTFDAAMAVAAHRRRAVTFFVGVPAMFERILKEARKTHTPLDSIRYSVSGAMPLSTAFADEWEEYTGGIILEGYGLSETSPVICGSPLGPGRRHGTLGIPFASTELRLVDLEDPTRDVDDGEPGEIVVRGPQVFEGYLDAPEETAKVFTQDGWLRTGDIGVNDDGFITLADRRKELILSGGFNVYPSQVEDAIRSMPGVKDVAVVGLPKGDETEEVTAALIMDEGAPLISLDQVREWAERSISHYALPRQIAFISTMPRNQLGKVMRRRVREQLLNPAAKLWDSTSKAVEDAVTPVVKGVSEAATTLSRGVSDATEAAIRSYQEEQTRHEAAKRAADGQTDTGESSSRD; this is encoded by the coding sequence ATGAGTATCGTCGAGCAGGCACACGCCCACTATGAGCCGGGATGTCCGTATGAAATTCCGATCCCGGACACGCCACTGTTCGAACTGCTCAATACGACTGCCCGACTGTACCCGTCGCATGTGGCGCTGGATTACATGGGTGCGACCACGACCTATCGGGAAGTCCTCGCTCAGGTGCTGTGCGCCGCCCAGGTCCTGGTGGATGCTGGCGTGCGAAAGGGCGACGTGGTCGCCATCGCACTGCCGAACTGCCCGCAGGCATTTGTTGCGTTCTATGCCTGCATGAGGATCGGAGCCGTAGCGGCTGAGCACAATCCGCTCGCACCCGCCCACGAAATTGAAGGCCAGCTCAAGCGTCACCACGCCAAGGTCGCCATTGTGTGGGAAAAATGCGTCGGCTCCTACCCCACTGACGGGTCGGTTGACATCGAGAAGGTTTTCACCGTCAATATCGCAGCCGGTCTTCCCACCATTCAGCGCCTCGCATTGAAGTTGCCGGTCGCCAAGGCAAAGCAGATGCATGACAAGATGCGTGGTGAGGTTCCTGATTCGACGCGTTCCTGGGATCATGCAGTGGCCGCTGCTCACAGTATTCGTCGCGATTATCCGCATCCAACTGGCTCAGATCGAGCCGTTATCTTGCACACGGGCGGCACCAACGGTATTCCAAAGTCGGTTCCGCTCACTCACACCAACATCGGCGCCAATGTCAATCAGAACCTGTTCTGGGTGTGGAAGCTGCACGAAGGCGCGGAAACGTTTTTCTCCCTGCTTCCCTACTTCCACGCATTCGGGTTGACGTTTTTCCTGTGTACCTCCGTCAGGAAGGCGGCGACGCAGGTCCTGATGCCGACTTTCGATGCGGCAATGGCTGTTGCTGCGCATCGTCGTCGTGCCGTCACGTTCTTTGTCGGTGTTCCCGCGATGTTTGAGAGGATCCTGAAGGAAGCACGAAAGACGCATACGCCGCTCGACAGCATCCGGTATTCGGTCTCCGGAGCGATGCCGTTGTCTACCGCATTTGCCGACGAATGGGAAGAATATACCGGCGGCATTATCCTAGAGGGCTATGGCTTGTCTGAAACCTCTCCTGTCATCTGCGGGTCGCCTCTGGGACCAGGCAGGCGACATGGCACACTGGGTATCCCCTTCGCTTCCACCGAGCTGCGCCTAGTCGACCTTGAGGATCCCACGCGTGATGTCGACGATGGCGAGCCAGGCGAGATCGTTGTGCGCGGCCCGCAGGTCTTTGAGGGCTACCTGGATGCTCCCGAGGAAACCGCAAAAGTCTTCACACAGGACGGCTGGCTCCGCACCGGCGATATCGGTGTCAACGATGACGGTTTCATCACGCTCGCTGACCGCCGCAAGGAACTCATTTTGTCCGGCGGCTTCAACGTGTATCCCTCGCAGGTCGAGGACGCGATTCGTTCCATGCCTGGGGTGAAGGATGTGGCCGTTGTCGGTCTGCCGAAGGGTGATGAGACCGAGGAAGTAACCGCTGCGCTGATCATGGACGAGGGCGCTCCCCTGATTTCCTTGGATCAGGTCCGCGAATGGGCAGAGCGATCGATCTCGCACTACGCATTGCCGCGCCAGATCGCGTTCATCTCCACCATGCCGCGTAATCAGCTGGGCAAGGTCATGCGGCGCAGGGTTCGTGAGCAGTTGCTGAATCCGGCAGCAAAGTTGTGGGATTCCACGTCAAAAGCGGTTGAGGACGCCGTCACCCCGGTAGTGAAAGGTGTCAGCGAAGCTGCCACAACGCTCTCCCGCGGAGTATCCGATGCAACCGAGGCGGCGATCCGGTCCTATCAGGAAGAGCAGACCCGCCACGAGGCTGCCAAGCGCGCCGCAGATGGACAGACGGATACGGGCGAGAGTTCCTCACGCGACTAA
- a CDS encoding metal-sulfur cluster assembly factor, which translates to MSDTPYSPEGAQSANPMAQTEPVEQRFAPAPQQQLPTGVDYVENGTVPAADVEEALKDVIDPELGINIVDLGLLYGITVSEDDSIQLDMTLTSAACPLTDVIEQQAQMVLQTFTDLVMVNWVWMPAWGPERITPDGRDQLRALGFNV; encoded by the coding sequence ATGAGTGACACGCCCTATTCGCCCGAAGGCGCGCAGTCAGCAAACCCGATGGCTCAGACGGAACCTGTCGAACAGCGCTTTGCCCCCGCACCACAGCAGCAACTGCCCACCGGCGTTGACTACGTGGAAAACGGCACCGTTCCCGCCGCAGACGTGGAAGAAGCACTCAAGGACGTCATCGACCCCGAACTGGGAATCAACATCGTTGACCTCGGTCTGCTCTACGGCATCACGGTCAGTGAGGATGACAGTATCCAGCTGGATATGACGCTGACATCTGCTGCATGCCCACTGACCGACGTGATCGAACAGCAGGCGCAGATGGTGCTGCAGACGTTCACGGATCTGGTGATGGTCAACTGGGTGTGGATGCCCGCTTGGGGGCCAGAACGCATTACTCCTGATGGGCGGGATCAACTCCGCGCCCTCGGATTCAACGTCTGA
- the sufU gene encoding Fe-S cluster assembly sulfur transfer protein SufU — protein MSSLEQMYQQVILDHSRERRGSGTVDNIQASSHQVNPTCGDEVTLGIRVDDAGNIEHLVWDGDGCSISQASLSMLSDMVEGQPTDTVRDLYADMETMMHSRGQGVDDTVLDALGDAAALEGTSQFPNRIKCALLGWYALRDALAQVGIDIAGDDHE, from the coding sequence ATGAGCAGTCTTGAACAGATGTACCAGCAAGTGATCCTGGATCACTCACGCGAACGCCGAGGCAGCGGCACGGTGGACAACATCCAGGCGTCCTCACACCAGGTCAACCCCACATGCGGTGACGAGGTGACCCTGGGCATCAGAGTTGACGATGCCGGAAACATTGAACACCTGGTGTGGGACGGGGATGGCTGCTCCATCTCGCAGGCCAGCCTGTCGATGCTCTCCGACATGGTCGAAGGCCAACCGACTGACACGGTGCGTGACCTGTACGCCGATATGGAAACCATGATGCATTCGCGCGGTCAGGGTGTGGACGATACAGTCCTGGACGCGCTGGGGGATGCCGCGGCCCTTGAAGGAACCAGCCAGTTCCCGAACAGAATCAAGTGCGCACTGCTGGGATGGTACGCCCTGCGTGACGCGCTGGCACAAGTTGGTATCGACATAGCAGGAGACGATCATGAGTGA
- a CDS encoding aminotransferase class V-fold PLP-dependent enzyme — MSETIGAFTVDEIRQDFPYLTRRGRAGGPIAYFDASATSQKPSCVIDAVTDFYRHHNGAVHRGTHVLSDDSTQLYEDARATVARFIKARPDEVVWTKNATEALNIVAYAMTNGSAGGSTGHDVRFSLQAGDRVVISRAEHHSNLVPWQLACQRSGAELKWLDLDPEGRIDLDTLDVITPNTKVVAVTHASNVTGAITPIEPIIQAAHNVGALVVLDTCQSSAHLPIDVTTLGADFIALSSHKMCGPTGIGALWSRRDLLEAMPPVLTGGSTVASVTMDSTEFLPAPDCFEAGSQPVAQAVGWARALEYISTIGMDAIARREEELATLMLEGLSDVEGVKILGPTTTHDRLAVVAWTMDGVHPHDVGQFLDSRDVAVRVGHHCAIPLHQFFCERASTRATATVTTTRAEIDQLIDAVSATAGFFTGA; from the coding sequence GTGAGTGAGACGATCGGCGCGTTCACCGTCGATGAGATTCGTCAGGACTTCCCGTACCTGACGCGGCGCGGTAGGGCGGGTGGCCCCATCGCCTACTTTGACGCGTCAGCCACATCTCAAAAACCCTCGTGCGTCATAGACGCGGTTACTGACTTTTACCGGCACCACAACGGTGCCGTGCATCGCGGTACCCACGTGCTGTCAGATGACTCAACGCAACTGTACGAGGACGCGCGCGCCACCGTCGCACGCTTCATCAAAGCGCGGCCGGACGAAGTGGTGTGGACGAAGAACGCCACTGAAGCACTCAACATCGTCGCCTACGCGATGACGAACGGGTCAGCTGGTGGCTCGACAGGCCACGATGTCCGCTTCAGCCTGCAGGCAGGGGACCGGGTCGTGATCTCACGCGCCGAACACCACTCGAACCTGGTGCCGTGGCAGCTGGCCTGCCAGCGCAGCGGAGCCGAGCTCAAGTGGCTCGATCTGGACCCCGAGGGACGAATCGACCTCGATACACTGGACGTCATCACGCCGAACACGAAGGTCGTCGCCGTCACACACGCATCCAACGTGACCGGAGCGATCACTCCGATTGAGCCGATCATCCAGGCAGCCCATAACGTCGGCGCACTGGTGGTTCTGGATACATGCCAGTCATCTGCGCACCTTCCGATTGACGTGACAACACTGGGCGCAGACTTCATTGCTCTGTCATCACACAAGATGTGTGGGCCGACTGGAATTGGTGCATTGTGGTCACGTCGCGACCTGCTTGAAGCGATGCCACCAGTGCTGACGGGCGGCTCAACGGTCGCATCTGTCACGATGGATTCCACTGAGTTCCTGCCTGCACCTGACTGCTTCGAAGCCGGATCGCAACCAGTGGCACAGGCGGTCGGGTGGGCACGCGCACTGGAGTACATATCCACCATTGGAATGGATGCCATTGCCAGGCGCGAAGAGGAACTGGCCACACTGATGTTGGAAGGATTGTCCGACGTCGAAGGCGTGAAGATCCTGGGACCGACAACCACGCACGACCGTCTGGCAGTCGTGGCCTGGACGATGGACGGAGTCCACCCACATGATGTGGGCCAGTTCCTTGACTCGCGTGACGTTGCGGTGCGAGTAGGACACCACTGCGCCATCCCGTTGCACCAGTTTTTCTGCGAGCGCGCATCGACGCGGGCGACGGCAACAGTGACCACGACACGCGCCGAGATCGATCAGCTGATCGACGCGGTGAGCGCAACAGCAGGTTTTTTCACAGGAGCATAA
- the sufC gene encoding Fe-S cluster assembly ATPase SufC — translation MSTLEIQNLHVNVETPEGTKQILKGVDLTIESGEIHAIMGPNGSGKSTLAYALAGHPAYEVTEGAAYLDGHNIVDMTVDERARSGLFLAMQYPVAVAGVSVSNFLRSAKTAIDGKAPSIRTWVKDMNAAMEKLRIEPAFAERDVNVGFSGGEKKRLEILQMEMLRPSFAILDETDSGLDVDALRIVSEGVNRVHESTNCGIMLITHYTRILRYIHPSHVHVFVDGHVAAQGGPELAEQLEETGYDSYLQ, via the coding sequence ATGTCGACTTTGGAAATTCAGAACCTTCACGTCAACGTAGAAACACCTGAGGGCACGAAACAGATCCTCAAAGGTGTCGACCTCACCATCGAATCTGGCGAGATCCACGCCATCATGGGACCGAACGGATCAGGCAAATCCACACTCGCCTACGCGCTGGCCGGTCATCCAGCCTACGAGGTGACCGAAGGCGCCGCCTACCTCGATGGTCACAACATTGTGGACATGACCGTTGATGAGCGCGCCCGCAGCGGCCTGTTCCTGGCGATGCAGTACCCCGTGGCAGTGGCGGGCGTGTCAGTGTCGAACTTCCTGCGCTCCGCCAAGACCGCGATCGACGGGAAGGCGCCGAGTATCCGGACCTGGGTCAAGGACATGAACGCCGCAATGGAGAAATTGCGCATCGAACCGGCTTTCGCTGAGCGTGACGTCAACGTGGGCTTCTCCGGTGGTGAAAAGAAGCGCCTCGAAATTTTGCAGATGGAGATGCTGCGCCCCTCGTTCGCCATTCTTGACGAGACTGACTCCGGCCTTGACGTGGATGCGCTGAGGATCGTCTCCGAGGGTGTCAACCGGGTCCACGAGTCCACGAACTGCGGGATCATGCTGATCACGCACTACACGCGAATCCTGCGTTACATTCACCCCAGCCATGTGCACGTGTTTGTTGACGGTCACGTTGCCGCTCAAGGCGGCCCGGAACTGGCTGAACAACTGGAAGAAACAGGGTACGACTCATACCTTCAGTAA
- the sufD gene encoding Fe-S cluster assembly protein SufD — MAQDHRKDHVSPHPSRADRPTSFNLDDIPVPKGKEEDWRFTPMRRISMLFDPANYDTEDAPLTVEAPEGVCVETVSRNDSRVGTVLAPGDRTAVVEWNTFHDAQVVSVPAGQRIDDPILITVDTASDQRSQHLVIDAGAHSESTVILNHTDSADARINQGIEITTGENASLTFVSLQEWDDSVVHASNHRIRIGKNAKVRHIVVTLGGDTVRLCADTDFEGPGAELTMLGVYFVDGGQHLEHRVFVDHSAPNCYSRVTYKGALQGKDAHSVWIGDCLIQEPADGTDTYELNRNLILTEGAHADSVPNLEIENGEIAGAGHASATGRFDDEQLFYLMSRGITEEDARRLVVRGFFAELIDQIGVPAIEKHLMESVERELEVTGR, encoded by the coding sequence TTGGCTCAAGACCATCGCAAAGATCACGTCAGCCCACACCCATCGCGCGCAGATCGGCCGACGTCGTTCAACCTCGACGATATTCCCGTGCCCAAAGGCAAGGAAGAAGACTGGCGATTTACCCCGATGCGCCGTATCTCGATGTTGTTCGACCCGGCCAACTACGATACCGAGGACGCTCCGCTGACTGTGGAAGCTCCCGAAGGCGTCTGCGTTGAAACCGTCTCGCGAAACGATTCACGCGTGGGCACCGTGCTGGCTCCTGGTGACAGGACCGCGGTAGTTGAATGGAATACGTTCCATGATGCTCAGGTCGTGTCCGTTCCAGCCGGACAACGCATCGACGATCCAATTCTTATTACGGTGGATACGGCCTCTGACCAACGCAGCCAGCACCTGGTCATCGACGCTGGCGCACACAGCGAATCCACAGTGATCCTCAACCACACGGACAGCGCCGACGCGCGAATCAACCAGGGCATTGAGATCACTACCGGTGAGAACGCCTCGTTAACGTTCGTGTCCCTGCAGGAATGGGACGACAGTGTTGTACACGCGTCGAACCACCGCATCCGCATTGGCAAGAACGCGAAAGTGCGTCACATCGTGGTCACACTGGGTGGCGATACGGTTCGCCTGTGCGCCGATACCGACTTTGAAGGGCCGGGCGCTGAACTGACTATGCTGGGCGTGTACTTCGTGGACGGAGGACAACACCTGGAACACCGTGTGTTCGTGGACCACTCAGCACCCAACTGCTACTCACGCGTGACGTATAAAGGCGCCCTGCAGGGTAAGGATGCGCACTCGGTGTGGATTGGTGACTGCCTCATCCAGGAACCTGCTGACGGAACAGACACCTATGAGCTGAACCGTAACCTCATTTTGACCGAAGGCGCTCATGCTGATTCAGTTCCCAACCTGGAGATTGAAAACGGTGAGATCGCCGGAGCAGGACATGCATCAGCGACAGGACGCTTTGATGATGAACAATTGTTCTACCTGATGAGCCGCGGAATCACCGAGGAAGATGCCCGTCGCCTCGTGGTGCGAGGATTCTTCGCGGAACTGATTGACCAGATCGGTGTTCCGGCCATTGAAAAGCATCTGATGGAATCGGTTGAAAGAGAACTTGAAGTTACGGGACGCTGA
- the sufB gene encoding Fe-S cluster assembly protein SufB, whose translation MSQSPPIVSSEDKRRSDEAIIESIGAYEFGWHDKDDYSHDVPKGINEQVVRHISAEKNEPEWMLERRLKALEIFERKPMPAWGPDLSDIDFGDFKYYVRPTDRQVKDWNDLPEDIRQTYDRLGIPEAEKQRLVAGVAAQYESEVVYQQIQSDLEKQGVVFMDTDTGLREYPEIFKEYFGHSVPSGDNKFAALNTAAWSGGSFVYVPPGVHVEIPLQAYFRINTEAMGQFERTLIVADEGSYVHYVEGCTAPIYDSNSLHAAVVEIFVRKDARVRYTTIQNWSTNVLNLVTQRAIVDEGGTMEWIDGNMGSAITMKYPACFLMGDHARGETLSIGFAGPGQNQDTGAKMVHMAPHTSSSIVSKSVSRGGGRTSYRGLVQVNARARHSKSNVLCDALLVDKISRTDTYPYVDVRTDDVEMGHEATVSKVSEDQLFYLMSRGLDENEAMAMIVRGFVEPIAKELPMEYALELNRLIELQMEGSVG comes from the coding sequence ATGAGCCAGTCACCGCCAATCGTTTCATCTGAGGATAAGCGCAGAAGTGATGAAGCGATTATCGAATCCATCGGTGCATACGAATTCGGATGGCACGACAAGGACGACTACTCACATGATGTTCCCAAAGGCATCAACGAGCAGGTGGTGCGCCACATTTCGGCCGAAAAGAATGAACCCGAATGGATGTTGGAGCGCCGACTGAAAGCTCTGGAGATCTTCGAGCGCAAACCCATGCCGGCATGGGGTCCCGACCTGTCCGACATCGACTTCGGTGACTTCAAGTACTACGTGCGTCCCACCGACCGTCAGGTTAAAGACTGGAACGACCTGCCCGAAGACATTCGTCAGACCTATGACCGCCTGGGCATTCCCGAAGCGGAAAAACAGCGTCTGGTCGCAGGCGTGGCCGCGCAGTACGAATCTGAAGTTGTTTACCAGCAGATTCAGTCTGATCTGGAGAAGCAAGGCGTCGTCTTCATGGACACCGACACCGGCCTGCGTGAATACCCCGAGATCTTCAAGGAATACTTCGGGCACTCGGTACCTTCAGGTGACAACAAGTTCGCAGCACTCAACACGGCAGCATGGTCGGGTGGCTCATTCGTGTACGTGCCACCGGGCGTCCACGTTGAGATCCCTCTGCAGGCCTACTTCCGCATCAACACCGAAGCGATGGGCCAGTTTGAGCGCACGCTGATCGTAGCGGACGAGGGTTCCTACGTTCACTACGTCGAGGGCTGCACGGCCCCGATTTACGACTCCAACTCGCTGCACGCCGCAGTCGTGGAAATCTTCGTGCGCAAGGATGCCCGCGTGCGATACACGACCATCCAGAACTGGTCGACCAACGTGCTCAACCTGGTGACTCAGCGTGCCATCGTTGACGAGGGTGGAACGATGGAGTGGATCGATGGCAACATGGGCTCCGCGATCACGATGAAGTACCCCGCGTGCTTCCTCATGGGTGACCACGCCCGAGGCGAAACACTGTCAATCGGTTTTGCCGGCCCCGGCCAGAACCAGGACACGGGTGCGAAGATGGTGCACATGGCGCCGCACACGTCCTCGTCCATTGTCTCCAAATCAGTGTCACGAGGGGGTGGGCGCACCTCGTATCGAGGCCTCGTGCAGGTCAATGCGCGTGCGCGCCACTCCAAGTCGAATGTTCTGTGCGACGCGCTGCTGGTCGATAAGATCTCCCGCACCGACACATACCCGTATGTGGATGTGCGCACCGACGACGTGGAAATGGGGCACGAGGCCACCGTCTCGAAAGTGTCAGAAGATCAGCTGTTCTACCTGATGAGTCGCGGCCTGGATGAAAACGAAGCTATGGCCATGATTGTGCGCGGATTCGTCGAGCCTATTGCGAAGGAACTCCCCATGGAGTACGCACTCGAACTGAACCGCCTCATCGAACTACAAATGGAAGGATCGGTGGGCTGA
- a CDS encoding helix-turn-helix transcriptional regulator: MGEPTEIGTREQVLDLIVEKGPVTATVIAKILDLTTAAVRRHITILQDAGEIVQYQDYSTEKRGRGRPARHYVATERAHDRLPEGYSELAVKALGYLGQVGGGPAIDSFAAARSREIERRYAPIVREAGNDPKVRAQALADALTQDGYAATVRDIGDGTFAIQLCQGHCPIQQVADDFPQLCEAETQAFARLLDVHVQRLATLAGGEHVCTTHIPVGAPTIRRSALAALRR, from the coding sequence ATGGGAGAGCCGACTGAAATCGGCACCCGCGAGCAGGTGCTCGACCTAATCGTCGAAAAAGGTCCCGTGACCGCTACGGTCATCGCGAAGATCCTGGATCTGACCACGGCGGCGGTCAGACGGCACATCACCATTTTGCAGGACGCTGGAGAAATCGTTCAGTATCAGGACTACTCGACTGAAAAGCGTGGACGAGGGCGACCAGCGCGTCACTACGTGGCAACCGAGCGAGCACACGACAGGCTCCCAGAGGGATACTCCGAGTTGGCTGTCAAGGCTCTGGGCTACCTGGGACAGGTCGGAGGTGGCCCGGCCATTGACTCATTTGCCGCTGCCCGCTCACGCGAAATCGAACGTCGATACGCGCCGATCGTGCGTGAAGCAGGGAACGACCCGAAAGTGCGCGCACAGGCTCTGGCTGACGCGCTCACCCAGGACGGTTACGCAGCGACAGTGCGCGACATTGGCGATGGCACCTTCGCAATCCAGCTATGTCAGGGTCACTGCCCGATCCAGCAGGTAGCCGATGACTTCCCACAATTGTGCGAAGCGGAAACCCAAGCCTTTGCGCGTCTGCTGGACGTGCATGTTCAACGTTTGGCCACCTTGGCCGGAGGGGAGCACGTATGCACCACGCATATTCCCGTGGGTGCCCCCACAATCCGGCGCTCTGCGTTGGCGGCTCTCAGGCGATAG